TTCGCATCGATCGCATTCAGGTCGGCAGTCTGAGCCTTCCGCCACAATCGGTGTTGCCGCTCATCGGACTGCTGGCACGGATCGGCGGATACAGCGAGGAATGGCGCCTCGTCCGCAGCTCGGTCAGGCGCGTTGCGATTGCAGCCAGCGGCAACAGGGTGGACATCGCCTATGTCTGGCAGCCCGAACTCCTGAGCCGCGCACGCGCACTGGCGCTCTCGAACGACACCACACAACAGCTCGAAACCGCTCAGCGCGACCTTGCGGGGCTGCTGGGTTTCCGCGCGCAAGGACAGGCACTGCCCCTGCCTGCGGTACTCAAACCCATGCTGCAGGCGGGTAACGACGCATCCCTTGCACGTCGCCGCGCTGTACTCCTCGTCCTTGCCAGCTATCTCGCAGGGCGCGACCTTGCCGCAGTCATTCCCGAAGCGGCTGCATGGCCGCGTCCGCCGCGCCGGGCGCTGACGCTTCACCGCCGCGTAGACACTGCTCAGCATTTCATCATCTCGGCGGCGCTGTCGGCATGGGCAGGCGAGCCGATCGCGGACGCCATCGGCCTGTACAAGGAGCTTGAGGACGCCCGCAGTGGCAGCGGCTTCTCCTTCGCCGACCTTGCCGCCGATCGTGCCGGCACCCGCTTCGGCAAGCTCCTCACCGACGATCCGGCGCGCATCGACGCCGCACTCGCTGCGCCGATGCGCGACGGCGATCTCGTCCCCATCCTGCGGGGCCTGCCCGAATTCATCACCGAAACGGAATTCCGCCGCCGCTTCGGTAGCACAGAGAGCGCGGCCTACGGTCAGCTGGTCGCCGAAGTCGAGCGCCGCATCAGCGCCCTGCCGCTGTATCGCTGATCGGCGCGCCCGAATGCGGCGCCGCAGCCATCGCCACATGGCGGCCATCCCGTCAGCTGGGGTAGACTCCACGGTTTCGTGTCCATCCCTTCCGGAATTCCATGGCCCAATACGTAATGTCGATGCTGCGCGTGAGCAAGACCGTTCCGCCCAAGCGTCAGATCATCAAGGATATTTCCCTCTCCTTCTTCCCCGGCGCCAAGATTGGCCTGCTCGGCCTCAACGGCTCGGGCAAGTCCACCGTGCTGCGCATCATGGCCGGCGTCGACAAGGAATACGAAGGCGAAGTCCAGCATCTCGCCGGTCAGCGCATCGGCTACCTTGCACAGGAACCCGAGCTCGACCCCGCCAAGACGGTGAAGGAAGAGGTCGAGTCCGGCCTCGGCGAGATCGTCGAAGCACGCCAGAAGCTGGAAGAAATCTACGCCGCCTATGCCGAACCCGACGCCGATTTCGACAAGCTTGCCGAAGATCAGGCGAAGTACGAAAACATCCTGTCCTCCGCCGGCGCCGACATCGAGACACAGATGGAGATCGCCGCCGACGCGCTGCGCCTGCCGCCCTGGGATGCCGTTGTCGGCAACCTGTCCGGTGGTGAGAAGCGCCGCGTCGCGCTGTGCAAGCTGCTGCTGTCGCGCCCAGACATGCTCCTCCTCGACGAACCGACCAACCACCTCGACGCCGAATCGGTCGAGTGGCTGGAGCAGTTCCTCACCCGCTTCCCCGGCACCGTGGTCGCAGTGACCCACGACCGTTACTTCCTCGACAACGCCGCCGAGTGGATTCTCGAACTCGACCGCGGACACGGCATCCCGTGGAAGGGCAACTACTCGTCCTGGCTGGAGCAGAAGGGCGAGCGCCTGGCGCAGGAGAGCAAGCAGGAAGCCGCCCACCAGAAGGCGATGAAGACCGAACTGGAGTGGGCACGCTCCAACCCGAAGGCACGTCAGGCCAAATCCAAGGCCCGTCTGGCGCGCTACGAGGAAATGACCACGGTCGAGTACCAGAAGCGCAACGAGACCCACGAGATCTTCATTCCGCCCGGCGAGCGTCTCGGCGACAAGGTCATCGAATTCAACGACGTCTCCAAGGCCTTCGGCGACAAGCTGCTGATGGACAAGGTCAGTTTCAGCGTACCGCCCGGCGCCATCGTCGGCGTGATCGGTCCCAACGGCGCCGGCAAGTCGACCCTGTTCAAGATGATTCAGGGCAAGGACACGCCCGACAGTGGCGAAGTGGTCATCGGCTCGACGGTGAAGATTGCCGCAGTGGATCAGTCGCGCGAAGGTCTGGCCAACGACAAGACCGTGTTCGAGGCCATCTCCGACGGCGCCGACATCCTGACTGTCGGCCGCTTCGAAATGCCGAGCCGCGCCTACATCGGCCGCTTCAACTTCAAGGGTGGCGACCAGCAGAAGATCGTCGGCAACCTGTCGGGTGGTGAGCGTGGTCGCCTGCATCTTGCCAAGACCCTGATCGCCGGTGGCAACGTGCTGCTGCTCGACGAACCGTCCAACGACCTCGACGTCGAGACCCTGCGCGCGCTCGAAGATGCGCTGCTCGAATTCGCCGGCTGCGCGATGATCATCTCGCACGATCGCTGGTTCCTCGACCGTATCTGTACCCACATCCTGGCGGCCGAGGGCGATTCGCAATGGACCTTCTTCGCTGGCAACTACCAGGAATACGAAGAGGACAAGCGCAAGCGTCTGGGTGAAGAAGGCGCCAAGCCCAAGCGCATCCGCTACAAGCCAATCTCGCGTTAAGCGGCTTGCGCATCACCAGGGACAGACCGCCGCCAATCCCGGCGGTCTGTTTTCGTTTGAACACATTTAGGGATGTCCGCCATGGTCAGTATCGGCACGCCACTCTCCCCCACCGCCACCCGCGTGCTGCTGTGCGGCTCGGGTGAACTCGGCAAGGAAGTTGCCATCGAACTGCAGCGCTTCGGCTGCGAGGTGATCGCGGTCGACCGCTACGCCAACGCACCCGCGATGCAGGTCGCGCATCGCAGCCACGTCATCAGCATGCTCGACGGCGCTGCGCTGCGTGCCGTCATCGAACAGGAGAAGCCGCACTACATCGTGCCGGAGATCGAGGCCATCGCCACTGCGACCCTCGTCGAGCTCGAGGCCGAAGGCTACACGGTGATCCCCACCGCGCGCGCGGCCCAGCTGACGATGAATCGCGAGGGCATCCGCCGCCTCGCCGCAGAGACGCTCGGTCTGCCCACCTCGCCCTACCGCTTCGCAGACAGTTTCGAAGACTATGCGGCGGCGGTTGAAGCGCTCGGCTTCCCCTGCGTGGTCAAACCGATCATGAGCTCCTCGGGCAAGGGCCAGAGCCTGCTGCGTTGCGCAGACGATGTTCAGAAGGCCTGGGATTACGCCCAGGAAGGCGGCCGCGCCGGCAAGGGCCGGGTGATCGTCGAAGGCTTCATCGATTTCGACTACGAGATCACCCTGCTCACCGTGCGCCACGCCGGCGGCACCACCTTCTGCGCCCCGGTCGGTCATCGTCAGGAGAAAGGCGACTATCAGGAATCGTGGCAGCCGCAGCCGATGACAGCCGAAGCGATTGCCGCCTCCGAGCGCATCGCACTGGCCGTCACCGAGGCATTGGGCGGGCGCGGCCTGTTCGGGGTGGAGCTGTTCATCAAGGGGAATGAGGTGTGGTTCAGCGAAGTCTCACCACGCCCGCACGACACCGGTCTCGTCACCCTGATCTCACAGGACCTGTCGGAGTTTGCGCTGCATGCGCGTGCAATTCTCGGCCTCCCGATCCCGGCCATTCGCCAGCACGGCCCGGCAGCGTCCGCAGTGATCCTGGTCGAAGGCGATTCGACCCAGCCGGTGTTCGGCAATCTCGACGCTGCCCTGAGCGAGCCCGATACCGCCCTGCGGCTGTTCGGCAAACCCGAGATCAAGGGCCAGCGCCGCATGGGTGTCGCGCTCGCACTCGACGACAGTATCGAGGACGCGCGCGCCAAGGCCTTGAGGGCTGCGAGCGCAGTCAGCACCCAGCGCTGACCGCAGGACGGCCGGCAGACGGTTTCGCCGCCGGCCGTATGCGGGCATACTGAAGGCGTTGTGCGCTGCAACGTCGATCGCCGCAGGTTCGTCCAGGCCACGACGGCGACGGTCGCATCCCGGACTCACCGACATGACTCGATACGATGGAGCCGCCATGAGCCCACCCCCCACCGAATCGGCCGCAAGCGCCGACGTCCTGCCCGACTACCTGCGGGAAACCTATACCTGGGCCTACCTAAGCCACCGTACCCTGCCCTGGCTGGACCGCAGCCTGGTGGTCTCCGCGATTCTGTGGGGCAATGCCGGGCGCCTGATGCGTGCTGCGGTGGCGGAGTTTTCGCCCGGGCAGCGGGTGTTGCAGGCCGCCTGCGTATATGGCGTTTTCTCACCGATGCTAGCGGCACGCGTCGGCGAAAACGGCGCGCTCGATGTCGTCGACGTGGCGCCGATCCAGATCGCCAATGTGCGCAGAAAGCTGGCCGCGCATACCCATGCCCGTGCCCGCCTGGCCGATCTGAGCGAGCCGTTGGGCAGCAAGACGTATGACGGGGTGTGCTGTTTCTTTCTGCTGCACGAAGTCCCTGAAGACCAGCGCCGGAAGATCGTCGACAATCTGCTCGCCGCAGTCGAACCCGGCGGAAAGGCGGTGTTTGTCGATTATCATCGCTGCGCGCGCTGGAACCCGCTTGCTCCGGTGATGAACCTGGTGTTCCGGACGCTGGAGCCTTACGCCCCTTCCTTGCTCGACACTCCGATTGAATCGATGTCGGGCCGCGCTGGCGAGTTCGACTGGACGCATCGCACCCTGTTCGGCGGGCTGTACCAGCATGTTGTTGCGATTCGCCGCAAGGCCTGACCGCTACTGAGAAAACATCCGGAAACTGACATGACCTACGAAGAACATCTGGACGAAGTCTGCACCCTGCTCTACGAGAACTTCGGCCAAAGCGAAGAAGATGCCGTTGCGATGGTGATGCGTGCGCAGGAAGATGAGTTCTTCAGCGGCCACGACGACGATCCGTCGATCTGCACCAAGGAACGCGCGGACCTCGACGCCCGCGCAGTGTTCAAGAAATACGGGCCGGCCCCCAAGCGCAAGCGCTGAGAACCGGCCCCGCCCCCGACACCGCGCTCAGGCGGCAGCGCGGGAGGTCGGCGTAGCGTTCTGCATGCGCTTGAGTTCGGGCACGCAGGAGCCGCAGTTGGTGCCGCAGCGGGTTCGCGCCTGCAGGGCATCTAGCGACTCGCCGGCGCGGAAGGCCGCCAGGATGTCGTCTTCCGACACGTCGAAGCAGTTGCAGATCACCTTCCCACGCATCACCTTGCCCGCGGGCGGCTGCGTGACCGGCGCCAGCAGCCAGTTGCGCACCGGTGCGGCGGATTCGCGCCTCACCATCAGATCGGTCAGCCAGTCGGACGCCAGCGCCTCACCCGCCAGACGAACGGCCGTCAGCCGGTCACCGTCGACGCGCGCATGTTTTGCGATGTCACGGCGGCTGTCGCTGTAGCTCAGCGTCTTTAGCGGATCGTCCAGTCCGAGCGCACGATCGAGCTCGGCCAGCAGCGCCTGTTCGATCTGCTCGCTGCGCGCCTTGAGCACCACCACCGGGTGCTCACGTCCGACCAGGGTCAGGCTGGCATAGGGGAAGCCGGACAGCAGGGGTCTCAGGCGCTCCATCAGCGCGTGCGGATTGTCCGCGCCGGCCTCGCCGCTTGCACGCATTGCCACCAGCGTGTGAGCGGCCACGAAGGCCTCGACCTGTACGGCTGCATGCTTCAGTTCGGGCTGCTTCGAATGCGGATCGAACTTCGACGGCATCAGCGTGTTCGAGCCCAGTCCGGACATCGCGTTGCCGCCCCAGTGCATCGGCAGGAAACACTGCCCAGCGCGCACGGTGGTCGACTCAAGCACCTTGACCACGATCCTGCCGCCTCGCGCGCGCACCGTCACCAGATCGCCGCCCTTCAGCCTGCGCCGCGCGAGATCCTCGGGGTGCATGTGCAGCAGCGGCTCCTGCTCATGGTTGTAGAGGCGCGCCACCAGACCGGTGCGGCTCATCCCGTGCCACTGGTCGCGCAAACGCCCGGTGATCAGATGCAGGGGGTAGCGCGCGCTGGGCGACTCCGCCGTCATCGCGTGCTCGGTCACCACGAAGCGCGCCTTGCCCGAAACGGTC
This genomic interval from Parazoarcus communis contains the following:
- the purT gene encoding formate-dependent phosphoribosylglycinamide formyltransferase, whose amino-acid sequence is MVSIGTPLSPTATRVLLCGSGELGKEVAIELQRFGCEVIAVDRYANAPAMQVAHRSHVISMLDGAALRAVIEQEKPHYIVPEIEAIATATLVELEAEGYTVIPTARAAQLTMNREGIRRLAAETLGLPTSPYRFADSFEDYAAAVEALGFPCVVKPIMSSSGKGQSLLRCADDVQKAWDYAQEGGRAGKGRVIVEGFIDFDYEITLLTVRHAGGTTFCAPVGHRQEKGDYQESWQPQPMTAEAIAASERIALAVTEALGGRGLFGVELFIKGNEVWFSEVSPRPHDTGLVTLISQDLSEFALHARAILGLPIPAIRQHGPAASAVILVEGDSTQPVFGNLDAALSEPDTALRLFGKPEIKGQRRMGVALALDDSIEDARAKALRAASAVSTQR
- the rquA gene encoding rhodoquinone biosynthesis methyltransferase RquA, whose product is MSPPPTESAASADVLPDYLRETYTWAYLSHRTLPWLDRSLVVSAILWGNAGRLMRAAVAEFSPGQRVLQAACVYGVFSPMLAARVGENGALDVVDVAPIQIANVRRKLAAHTHARARLADLSEPLGSKTYDGVCCFFLLHEVPEDQRRKIVDNLLAAVEPGGKAVFVDYHRCARWNPLAPVMNLVFRTLEPYAPSLLDTPIESMSGRAGEFDWTHRTLFGGLYQHVVAIRRKA
- the ettA gene encoding energy-dependent translational throttle protein EttA, whose amino-acid sequence is MAQYVMSMLRVSKTVPPKRQIIKDISLSFFPGAKIGLLGLNGSGKSTVLRIMAGVDKEYEGEVQHLAGQRIGYLAQEPELDPAKTVKEEVESGLGEIVEARQKLEEIYAAYAEPDADFDKLAEDQAKYENILSSAGADIETQMEIAADALRLPPWDAVVGNLSGGEKRRVALCKLLLSRPDMLLLDEPTNHLDAESVEWLEQFLTRFPGTVVAVTHDRYFLDNAAEWILELDRGHGIPWKGNYSSWLEQKGERLAQESKQEAAHQKAMKTELEWARSNPKARQAKSKARLARYEEMTTVEYQKRNETHEIFIPPGERLGDKVIEFNDVSKAFGDKLLMDKVSFSVPPGAIVGVIGPNGAGKSTLFKMIQGKDTPDSGEVVIGSTVKIAAVDQSREGLANDKTVFEAISDGADILTVGRFEMPSRAYIGRFNFKGGDQQKIVGNLSGGERGRLHLAKTLIAGGNVLLLDEPSNDLDVETLRALEDALLEFAGCAMIISHDRWFLDRICTHILAAEGDSQWTFFAGNYQEYEEDKRKRLGEEGAKPKRIRYKPISR